The DNA region CATTTTGAAGTTGATAATTAATCAAAATTCGTTAGCTTCAGACATGCTATGTAGATGATAACaaataataatctttgtttttatctgtttACGATGCATTGCGAAGAAACCAAATAGGTGCATTAGATTCTATCCACTCTGATCCCGTCACAGTGTCCATAAGTACCTGGAAGTGATGTACAACTGTAATTTAGTGACCCTgtcatgttaatgtattttatgttttgtgtgaaaagaaaacagtctagataataatattataggtaataaaatataattatatataatttgtggcATTCTGTCTGTTAGACTACCTGACTCTCTGTTAGATATACATGTTTGACACACTTTTATCTGCATAAATGTATGTAACTATAATGTTGTTGAACATCAAAgtgtataaaaagaaataaaacgtCATCTACTCTGAAAGGAAACTCAGCATCTACAAACCTCATTAATTGAGAACAATCAAGAGATCTGGTGAGAGAACAACTCAAATTCTCTAGCCAATGTTTCAAACACAATTTCtgacattctttaaaaataattaataaggtATGGTATTTCATGGTATTATAACATAATAAGGTATGGTATTTCATTGTTTAGagtttaaagacattcccctgatATAAGGATATAACGTAAGCCCacaccagcacaaaaacacatattataaattaataaatattttatatttattatcgtTATTGACAAAAATCATCCAAAAATTTCCCCAGAATTTTTCTCAATATCACAAACCCCTAATAAGGGTCATCATTTATGGGGCGCTGTTTGTAAAGCGGCCCACACTGAAAATGACAgcaacattttgtcacatttagcttcaaacaatgtttaaaaaactggtatgaatttttgacagtcactttttagcacatttacaacaatattGTCAACTTAGAgatattttaaatggttaaatttaaatattaaatgttacacctaaatgttaaatgttaaatctaaatgctaaatctaaatcaaatgttaaatctaaatctaaatgttaaatctaaatctaaatgttaaatctaaatataaatataaatgttaaatctaaatctaaatgttaaatctaaatgttaaatctaaatctaaatgttaaatctaaatgttaaatctaaatgttaaatcttaatgttaaatctaaatctaaatgtaaatctaaatgttGAATCTAAATGTTTCGggtgaaactaaatatttaactaatatgcAAATTCAAAATGCAGATAACCGGaagtgccaaaataaaagcttgaggaGGTCAGTGTGTGTTTATAGCATCGTGTCAAATAAGTAACGAATAAAAACCATCTCATCTGAGGAAATTGACTCTTGGACATGGATTATCATGATAATAAcaacctaaaataataaacacgTTTGGAGAAACTGTATTTGAAGAGTAGGTTAGTGTCACTTTTATGAAAAGTGCGGGACTTATGATGACCTGTATCCATAATAGCCAGCCACGAGGGGTCTCACTTTGACTGGGTGTTATGTCCTCACTCATCACTCATCATCACTCAGGTGGTTGCTGTCGttgttgaaacattttgaatagcCGCCAGGACGGCTCTTCTGATGGTCTCTGCTAATGCCGATTCATTGGACATTTTGAACGATGGTAAAGTTAACAGTTACCGTACCTGGTCAGGGGCGGGCGGGGATATAGGCTCTTGCTGGCGTTTAAGCATGCGAACATGACAGAGAGTGATGACAGAGTGATGACATGATGAGTGAGGACATAACATTACTGTTACATTATGTCCCCACAAAAAAGTACAACTATGatattttagatgtctccctattcaaacacacctgattcaactcatcagctcattagtgaagactccaagacctcaaatgtgtgtgtcagataagagagacaccaaaagcgtgcagtgttgggggttctccaggaccaggattgggaaccactggtctaggcTATACTTGTACTCTGAGAAGGTTTTCGTTGTTATACGGTAGgtggcgctattacacatcttctgtgcAGTATTTCCAACACACAAGCGAAGAAGAAACTGAAAAATAACAGATGCTTCTAGTCCACACGTAATCTAACATGATCaacagacataaaacagcatcaaatctgtaatgttatggaataaaatgttgacctaTTAAGAAGTAATAAAGAtggtcaagctttggggtgttgatcgactccatctactgtacgttttgattatcattctgaatccaattcgtgttttttattcacctttttgtttaaaatattgtttatttatttatttattttcatgaaacttacccacattcaagtgtttattaagaattattattaagaatgcacaaagctagaataaaatgttactGTATACAAGCAGATTccgtgttctttttttttatgttttgtgtgttcagattttcatttaaaaaaatatatatacaaattaataaacagggacgtagtagtatacttaaagtatgatgtataaatttcacttaaagaaaacttacaagtatacttgcagtataaaactactgaATTAGTAGtttagtttactgagactatgaCTTAGACTTAGACTTAGAAAACTTTAATGTCCTCAGAGAGGCAATTTGTTATGCAGTACAGACATACTGACACATAATCCACAACACAAACATTATCCACATGcacaatatcataaataaaaaaataaaaataaaaactgctacACATATGTTCTCCAGTCATACCCCTCCCTATACCTTATTTGACTGGGTTATTGCCATTGGAATGAATGAGTTATTTGCTCGGTTGGTTCTAACCGTAGGGTATCTATATCTACGACCAGAAGGGAGAGGCTTGAACTCCACTGAAAGTGGATGGGTTGTATCCATGCAAACCTTGTCTGCCTTCTGTGCCAATCTCGTCAGATATAGTTGGTTCAGGTCTACCTGTTGTTTACCAATGATTCTTCCACAGGTTTTAACAATCTTCCCCAATTTGTTCCTGTGGGTGGATTTTGAATGTCCATACCAGCATAAAACACAGTGGGAGAGAATACTCTCAATAAGAGACTTATAGAAAAGAGAAAATTTTGttatcaacattaaaataattaagttttctAAGAAAATATAAACGTTGTTGACCCTTTTTAAAAACGGCATCAGCACACTGATCCCAGGATAATTTACGGTCAATGATAAGACCAAGATATTTATACTCCGTCACCATCTCTATCTCCTCTCCTTTTATCAGAGTTGGAGTGGGTGAGGGAGCCCCATGTCTGAAATCAAAGACCAACTCTTTGGTCTTGGACGTATTCAAATGCAACTGGGAGGCTTCACACCAGTCAACAAATTCATGCAACACTGGACTGTGTTCAGTTTTATCTCGCTCCAATAAACTAATCACAGCAGTGGTACCTACTGCGACAACAGTCAGTGTACAATATATGTAATAGTGGTGACAAGACACTACCCTGTGGTGTCCCAATTGAAGTGAAACGGACCCCAGATAATGTGTTCCCCACCCTTACTCTTTGTGGCCGCCCACTCAGGAAGTCCAAGATCCATTTAATTAGTGTTGCGTTTAGTTGGAAATTGTCTCTAAGTCTGTTTGCTAAAATTTGTGGGTGGATTGTATTGAATCCTGATGAAAAGTCTGCAAATAAAATACGAGCATGTGTTTTACAACCCTCCAGGTGTGTATACAGATCATTTAAAAGCACTACAATGGCATCATCCGTCCCCCTCCCAAGTCTATAAGCAAATTGTAGAGTGTCAAGAGCATGTCTACAGGAATTCATGATGTGTGTTTTAATGATCTGCTCAAGTGATTTAACTAAAAGAGAGGTGAGGGCAATAGGCCTGTAATCCTTGGATGAGGATGGATGGGAGACTTTGGGAAGGGGGTTCACAACTGCTGTTTTCCAAAGCAGTGGAACCACCTGGGTGTCTATTGAACGTTGGAAGAGGGAACAGAAAATACCACTTAATTGGACCGCACAGTACTTCAGCACTCTGCGTCCAATGTTATCCGGCCCCGGGCTTTTTCGTACATTAGTCCTCTCAAACACTCGCTGGACCTTCTCCTTCTTGATAATCAAAGTGCTCTCCATCCCAGCATCGTCCATCACAATCTGTTGCCAGGCAGagatattatcattatcatttatttcaaaacgggtaaaatgttcatttaagttGTTGGCCAAAACAAGGGATGCTGCGTCGTCCATGAAGTCAATTTTTTTCCCTGTCTTGAAGGGGGCTGTTGGCCATCAACTTTATACCAGTCCATGCAGCCCTTGAATTCCCTGCAGCCAGGGTACTCTGTATCTTGTCCTTGTACTGACACCTGGCCTTATAGATCTCCTTATTTATCTTCCTTTGCATATCTTTTCTGTTCTGTAAGCTTCCTGAAGCGAAGAGtctctttttctcatttagtATGTCCTTTAGTTCTTTCGTCACCCACGGTTTATTATTTGGGTACACCTTGATGATTTTAGTTGGAATGACCGCACTCACACAGAAGTCTATGTAGCCCGAGATAGCATCTGTCTGTTCGTGCAGGTCAGCTGAAGAGTCCTCGAAAATGGTCCAGTTTGTACACTCCAGGCATCCTTTCAATGTCTCTATACTGTCCTCATCCCACACCTGAATCTGCTTTTCCACAGGCTTAACCCTTTTCAAAACCTGTTTATAAGTGGGTCTTAGTAGGACAGTGTTGTGATCTGAGCCACCCAGGGAGGCCCTGGCACTAGATGAGTATGCCTTGGGGATGGAGCCATAGCATAAATTGATAATTTTATCTTTTCGTGTTGGACAGGTGACATACTGTGAATAGGTAGACAGAGTTTTTTTGAGGGTACAGTTATTAAAGTCCCCCATAATAAACTTGGGCGCATCTGGTGAGATTTTATCCAATTCTTgggtgatattaaaaataatgtctgCTGCATTGTTTATGTCTGCTCTTGGGTGTAAACAGACAACAGTCAGAAATATTTGTGGGAATTCACGGGAAAGATACGAGGGGCACATAGAAACTGATAAAAGTTCAATATCTTTAGTGCAAATCTttttcttaccacagttgttttgCACCATCTGTCGTTTATCATCACGCACACGCCCCCGTGTTCCTTGCCTGTAGCCATGCTGCATCGATCCAAACATACTAAACTAAATCCTTCAGGACAAACTTCGGAGTCTGGCACAGTATCATTAAGCCAAGTTTCAGAGAAGGCTAAGATACAGGCTTCCCTATATTCATGCAGGTAACGAGTGTTTACTCACAACTCGTCTGCTTTTCTTTTTAGCGATTGTACGTTAGAGAGAATGATAGTTGGAAGTGGCACTTTTGTTTTCCTCTTCTTGAGTCTTTGGCGAACTCCTCCCCTCTTCCCTCATTTCCTCTTGTATTCCTTGTCATTGACAGTTATTTTTTATCTCCGTGGGTATGTTTACATCGTTATAATTCCAATAGCCCGCGTAGGCGCTCAGTTTTAAGAGAAAGTCTCTGTTGTAGCGTACATGTGCCTCCGCGTTGCTGGCCGGTTCACTTGCCACGCTGATGACAAACAGTATCGACCCAACTATTAAAGCCAGCTCCCATACGCGACTCATAGTGACTATAATAACGGCCTGTTAGACAGTACATCTAATGACGGTTTATACCGATAAAGATTACAATGATCACAACTaacaactaatcaaacaaacaaaaaagacaaaacagaccGACTGTACTGCTGGTCGCCCCTGTGCAGCGCCCatctatacttcaaagtgtactaaaaatgctacaattatttaattagtaaactaacAGTATACCttaaagttcacttttagtattgttgcagtacaaactaaaaacatagaggtaaactagttgtgtactcaaagtttactactgttatacttaaagtatacttaaaagtgtacttttatatactagaaattGGGCCAATTTAGTCTCAATTAGTATTGAAATAGAGCACTTACAAGtatactgatatttgtatacttactcCATAAAGTActctttaaaatatacttgagctttacttaagtgtacttaataaaataaagtcgAAGTATACTTCTTTTGGGTAAGGTTAGGCCTAAATCACAGGCGATTTAAGAGGCATGTTTGAGAATGCAGATACActtgtcagaaaaaaatcaagcGCCAGCTTATACTTGACACATTTAAGCATGCAGGCAGTTCTTCCAACTCCTGAAATGCTTCTCAAATGGCAAGATCAAACGCTGTCTTATTGTGAGAACTTCAAAATCCCTTGCCCAGCCCTTAAAGGGACCACTACCTCATTCTTGCCACAGTAATATAAAGTACAATAAGTAGAAATTAATGACTAATAAGACAACAAGTGCTCCTCTGTTGCCTTCTACTGTggtaatgtgatatatatatatgtatgtattttattttattttttccattttaaataagtgtttatcaCAATGGTCATATTTTGGTCATccattaaaagaaacatttaaatcgGATAATTTTTAGAGCTTTGATGTTCTGAAAATAGTGTGAAATACTTTAAAGtcattgaaaagtgcttgaatttttcTATCAgaaggttgtacaaaccctgaaataaaataataacatttgacTGTTTCTGCCAAGACACCATGATTATAGTTAACACCACTACCTCTGGATTTCTACACCAGCATCTGTTTATAACAGAGaattctgtgcagaatttgaagGATCGTCAAAAAATGTTTGCTGTCTAGAGCCTTGCTTCTTAGGCCTGTTGTTTGAAAGTAACTTTTGACCTTTTATGCAAAGCAGTTAGATCTTTAAATGTGGCTGTAGATACATGTAGCCTAGTATAAACAACCAATGATGTGTAATATTATTTGCAAGTGTTTTACACATaaagacaaattatttttttattttttattttttgcaaaactctCTTTACTTGGATATAAAATTCAGATTTCTTAAGAAATATTGTCTGCTAACTTTGCCTAAAACAAAACGCTAGTGTCATAATAAGTTTTCACCTTTGAATATCGAGCTTAACATTTCACATAGACATACATCATATTTTAACATTCACCAACTTAAGATGACATGATTCAAGGAACCTGCCTCCAACCTTTCAGGTGTACTATCAACCATATCAGCACATGATAGAATATGCTTCATCGTGTAATTGATTCAGCCTGGATGTTTAATGTGGTGTTTGTAATGCAATTAATTAGAATAGCTGCTGCTGTTTCTGTGTCAACATGGTAAATGTCCcaatttaattgaataatatatatatagaaaatgcaTATAAGAAAATGCTTATATGCAACTGTGGTTCTGTGAATTCCGGATGACTGCCAATGGCCGTGTAAACACTACTGGATAATCACAGCACCAGCTTGATAGGTTGAGAAAATATACCAACAAAGTCACGTAGTGACGTATGCTGAGCCCTGGGGTTATAAGCCGCAGTAGCTCAGCACTTTGCCTCAGTACGCCTTTCTTACGCATTTCGAGTGACAAAGAACTCTGCAGGTCATCCGGAATTCACAGAATCACAGTTACATACGTAACTAGCATTCTGTTTCATTCCTACTGACCGCCAGATGCAGTGTAAACACTATTGGATGACATATCAACAAAGTCATGAGGAATGCCACCCACCTGTACATCAAGGCCACTCCATAAGAACCACCGAACTCAGAGCATGATGAGCATAAATGTTGACCTTATAAAACCTGGCAAAGGTGCATGGATATGCCCATACCCTTCTTCACACCACAATAGCAGACAAACAACTGGTCAGTTTGTCTGAGCCAAGCAGTGGTCTCTACATAACATCTCATATAATTACATACATTATTAATTAGAACAATAAGAAATAGATGGCCAATTTTATAAGATAGGAGTATATAAAACATGGATGGTTCTTAGATCTTATAAGATGCAGCAAGCATGTCTGTTACGATTTTTATGAAAGAGAAAAAGTAGTAAATGTCTAATATATGATCaaagtatgcaaataaataatgagGAATGCTCAAAACTCAAGATCATAAGGATATAACATGAGATTTTCTGGTTCATAAAAAACTTCATGACCAACCAAAGATCACAACATTATATGTACTGATAAAAATGGCAAGCATAAAATAATTCTTACATTTATTACAGTTGTTAATAGAGTCATACTGTGAGTTTTAACCATAATACTTCTATTTTCCTCGCAGAAATCTAAATTGGTTTTctggtattattaatataaattcccTTGGCCCTTGACTcaatacacaataaaatttatattttcttcagaaaatgtaacatCACATTTATCATTTCCCCTAGAGGTGATACTTCGTCTTCAACAGAAGAAGAAGGAGTTAGAAAATATGTTTGTGTCTCCAGAATAAGGATTGTGAAACACTTTACGGGACCGTTCGGGATGAGCACAGAACAGGGTGAAGGGATAGCTCTGTTAGTGTGAatgcacaaaacagaaaaacttttCCAGATATTTTCAGGACACTTCATAAGTGACTGAAATTATGATCAAAACAAAGCAGTAAAATAGGAtacaaaacatcataaaacattttgaatgtacagTCAGCTAATTTAATGATCAACAGAAGTGTGATTAATTTTTATAGCTACATATGGATTTTAAAAGTTCTGAGATTCTGAACTCCTATTTCCGCATTTGTTATCTACAGTAAACAGATTATGTTTGCTATAAATACCATGTGCAGATGTTTCTTCTTAAGAGAATTCTAGAGTTTTCCTTCTGTTCACACATTCAACATGCTGGTGCAAAAGCTAAGCTGGATCATTTGTaagttttgattttgaatttaacTTCATTGATTTCAAATGTTCTAATCTGCGTTTcaattcatttcttttaattttgactttCAGTGCTGCTCTTCCTGTGTCAACATGGTAAGAACTGCATAATGTATAATGTACAaactcattaaataaaaaagattttcaaGTACAGAACAAAATTAAGTAAGTGTATTATCTTGCATGTTTCCTCCCTGCAGGAGTAGAAGCCAAAAGAACAGTGGCCTGTGAAGGAAAATCTGTGAGCCTCAGATGCGGTGAGTAATTTGATCATTTCTAAGTTATATTTTTGGTCTTCTGTGCCAAAATTGCACAGAATGAGAGAGACAGGAAGTAATTAATAGAAAAGAGGAGAACAGGAGGAGACCTGGACCCCTAACTTTACTACCATTctcatgatatttttaaataaataaataaataaatagattaattattattttttgcatgtgtCAGTTTTGGGATTAATAAAGGTCATTAAAGCCAACTATGGGCGGACTGATCGCACAACATGCGCTCGTAGCGTACCAGCTCATCAAACCTCAAATATGAACTGCTTTCGAAGAACATCCCTCCATACGATGTCCACTCGGTAGGATCAACACATAGTAGAGAAAAGATTGTTTGTTGGCAATTTAATTTTATGCTTAATTTTACAAGAGCAAGAAAATATAATTCTTATGACAATGGAATATTAAAGCTCTGCTTAAGTACTTGTCATTGTCTGTCCAGGTGTGATGGAAGAAAGAGCTGTTCTGTTCCAGCAGTGAACTCAGTTTTCTCTGATCCTTGTGCTGGCACTTATAAATACCTGGATGTGGATTACGTCTGTGTCAGAAAAGGTACATTTTGAAGttgataattaatcataaaattcTTTAGCTTCAGACATGCTATGTAGATGATAACaaataataatctttgtttttgtctgtttgatGCACTGCGAAGAAACCAAATAGGTGCATTAGATTCTGTCCACTCTGATCCCGTCACAGTGTCCATAAGTACCTGGAAGTGATGTACAACTGTAATTTAGTGACCCTGTCAcgttaatgtattttatgttttgtgtgaatAGAAAACAGTatagataataatattatagataataaaatataattatagataATTTGTGGGATTCTGTCTGTTAGACTATCggactctctgtctctctgttagaTATTTTTGTTACACATACTTTTATCTGCATAAATGTATGTAACTATAATGTTGTTGAACAtcaaactgtataaaaaaaataaaacccatctACTCTGAAAGGAAACTCATTAATTGAGAACAATCAAGAGATCTGGTGAGAGAACAACTCAAATTCTCTAGCCAATGTTTCAAACGCAGTTTCTGacgttctttaaaaagaagacaacataAAAAGGTATGGCATTTCATTGATTAGagtttaaagacattcccctgatATAAGGATATAACGTAAGCCTACACCAGCACAAAAACTTactcagcaaaatatttattatcattatcgaAAAAAATCCTCCTAAAATTTCCCCAAATTTTTTTCTATATCACAAACCCCTAATAAGGTTCATCATTTAGGTCATCtggtacacagacacacagattgtgtgcatgcaagtgtgtgtgtgtgtgtgtgcattagttTAACCTACATTGGGAAGACTAAATGTCcccacaaaaaaagtaaaacttttgaCATTTCAGGCCCCACAAGGACAACAACAACTCATAAACCATAGTTCatttaataaagcttttttttgtt from Cyprinus carpio isolate SPL01 chromosome B23, ASM1834038v1, whole genome shotgun sequence includes:
- the LOC109060500 gene encoding L-rhamnose-binding lectin CSL3-like encodes the protein MNCFRGTSLHTMSTRCDGRKSCSVPAVNSVFSDPCAGTYKYLDVDYVCVRKELEWSFPSVHTFNMLVQKLSWIILLLFLCQHGVEAKRTVACEGKSVSLRCVLGLIKVIKANYGRTDRTTCARSVPAHQTSNMNCFRRTSLHTMSTRCDGRKSCSVPAVNSVFSDPCAGTYKYLDVDYVCVRKDALRRNQIGALDSVHSDPVTVSISTWK